One Chloroflexota bacterium genomic window, AGAGATACTTGGCTACCAAACCGCCTGAGCGTACCTTTATCTCCCCTTCCAGGTAATACTTGGACCCACCCTCTGTGGTGATCCGTGTCAACTTGCCAAAGCTGATCTTGGCTGCAGGATAACGGTCAAGGAGAAACTTACTGCATATTTGCTGGGCTGCATCCTCCGTCATCTGTCTCTCCTGGCTCACTCAGCCACCCCCGATGAGCGCTTAGAGCGTATCATATTCCCCCTGATTCTATCAAGAACGCCGATGCCAAAAATCTCCCAGGATTTGCCGGCAGCCACATTAGAATCGCAGATGAGCTTACCAGACATGGCACAGCGAAGTCACTGGCGGAAAAAGCAGACGCTGCTCCGCAGTTCCGAGAAGGGCAGCCAGTGCGGCATGTTCACCCAGGTGACGAGGCCATCCAGTCTCAACTAGTTCAGGCACACGCGCACGACAAAGCCTCAGCCAACAGAATGCTCTAACCCTCTAGCATCCGAGCTATTACTTCCCGGTGAAAGTCAGCATCACCAAAGACCATCTCCGCTACTTTGGCGCGCCTGGAGTAAAGCTGCATATCATGATCCAAGGTGAAGCCTATGGCCCCATGAACCTGATGACCTAGGGCACATACCCGTCTGTAGGCATCGCTCACCCAGGCTTTGGCAGCAGCCACTTCCATATCACACGGCAATCCTTCGCTGATCTTCCACGCCGCCTGATAGGCCAGGTATCGAGTGCTATCCACATATATAGCCATGTTGGCACAGTGATGCTGGACAGCTTGGAAACTCCCAATGGGGTGGTCAAATTGCACCCTTTCCTTAGCATAATTGACGGTCATCTCCAGCACCTGCTGCGCACCTCCCACCATTTCCACGCTCTTGGCCACAGCCGCCCGCTCCAGAGCCTTACTCACTTCGCCCCAGCCCTGCCCAGCTTTACCCATCATGCCCTTCGCAGGAACGACCACCCTATCAAAGACCACCCTGCACTGCTTATCCTTCGCCAAGGATGGAAGCAGCTCACAGACCACACCCTGGCTTTGTCGGTTCACCAGAAACAACGTGATTCCCTGCTGCGGCTGGCTCCCTCTTCCTGTCCGAGCTACGCATATTATCCGGTCAGCAACATGGGCATCAGGCACAAATAGTTTAATGCCGTTGATGACGTACTGATCTTTCTCCGCCGCAGCCTGGACAGCAATGTCAGCAGCCTCATATCCACCATCAGGCTCGGTTAGAGCCAGGGTCATGACCAGTTTACCTTCAGCGATTGCCTGCAATAGCTCTCGCTTCTGTTCTTCACTCCCAACACCCAAAACAATTAGGCCACCCAAGACTACCGTAGAGAAAAATGGTCCAGGTAAGCAGGCACGGCCCATCTCTTCCAAGAGTACAGCCAAGTCGAGAAAGCCTCCACCTCCACCGCCGTACTCTTCGGGAAAGGGCAACCCCATCCAGCCCAGTTCCGCCATACTCTGCCACAGTTGTACAGGGTGCCCCTTCTCATCTTCCTCCATCTGTCTAACGAGACTCTTGGGACACTCAGTGGTCAGAAAATCCCTGGCCATTTTTCTGAGCATCTCCTGGGGTTCAGAAAGCCCTAAGTCCATACCGACTACCTCTCTTTCTAACAACTGCAAACCACCAAGTTCCGCTGGCCGTGAC contains:
- a CDS encoding acyl-CoA dehydrogenase, with the translated sequence MLEREVVGMDLGLSEPQEMLRKMARDFLTTECPKSLVRQMEEDEKGHPVQLWQSMAELGWMGLPFPEEYGGGGGGFLDLAVLLEEMGRACLPGPFFSTVVLGGLIVLGVGSEEQKRELLQAIAEGKLVMTLALTEPDGGYEAADIAVQAAAEKDQYVINGIKLFVPDAHVADRIICVARTGRGSQPQQGITLFLVNRQSQGVVCELLPSLAKDKQCRVVFDRVVVPAKGMMGKAGQGWGEVSKALERAAVAKSVEMVGGAQQVLEMTVNYAKERVQFDHPIGSFQAVQHHCANMAIYVDSTRYLAYQAAWKISEGLPCDMEVAAAKAWVSDAYRRVCALGHQVHGAIGFTLDHDMQLYSRRAKVAEMVFGDADFHREVIARMLEG